A window of Aeromicrobium sp. Root236 contains these coding sequences:
- a CDS encoding MFS transporter, translating to MTLRNRFWLLTALRWLPTGFIVPVVALLPLERGLSIAEYGRVAAVQGIVVLLLELPTGGFTDALGRKPVFLASAVVAVASYVTSSLAHSVLAFALAYGLAGTFRALDSGPLNSWFVDAVHDDETIDEPAAVVARGLSGYASVLGISIATGAVLSGAVIAWLPVDREAALTAPFVIAAALGCVQIVAAALLMHEDRSDRRGGVLDSVRATPTTILAGLRLMWGSRVLRALVAVELFWGFGIVAFESFMPIRLSELFDDRDLTASVMGPVTAAAWGVSALGAAAVPFLVRRWTMTQVSVALRILQGATVVAMGLAGGPAALIVGFFATYAVHSAAGAIYETLLHEQVSNRNRATALSLASMAFQSSAAVGAITLGAIASGFSTGTSMMVGGVVLALAAPLFLVRDPVSAAAAGRRGDPGFADR from the coding sequence ATGACCCTGCGCAACCGGTTCTGGCTGCTGACGGCGCTGCGCTGGCTGCCGACCGGCTTCATCGTGCCCGTCGTCGCGCTGCTGCCGCTCGAGCGCGGCCTCTCGATCGCCGAGTACGGCCGGGTCGCCGCGGTCCAGGGCATCGTCGTGCTGCTGCTCGAGCTGCCGACCGGGGGATTCACCGACGCGTTGGGTCGCAAGCCCGTGTTCCTCGCTTCTGCGGTCGTCGCTGTGGCGTCGTACGTGACGTCCTCGCTCGCACACTCGGTGCTGGCATTCGCTCTGGCGTACGGCCTGGCCGGCACGTTCCGGGCGCTCGACAGCGGGCCGCTCAACTCGTGGTTCGTCGACGCGGTGCACGACGACGAGACGATCGACGAGCCGGCCGCCGTGGTCGCTCGGGGCCTGTCGGGCTATGCCAGTGTCCTCGGCATCTCGATCGCCACGGGTGCCGTGCTGTCAGGCGCGGTCATCGCCTGGCTGCCGGTCGACCGGGAGGCGGCACTCACGGCTCCGTTCGTCATCGCGGCGGCTCTCGGTTGCGTGCAGATCGTCGCGGCCGCGCTGCTGATGCACGAGGACCGCTCGGACCGGCGCGGCGGCGTGCTGGACTCGGTGCGGGCCACCCCGACGACGATCCTTGCCGGGCTGCGGCTCATGTGGGGCTCTCGGGTGCTCCGGGCGCTCGTGGCGGTCGAGCTGTTCTGGGGCTTCGGCATCGTCGCGTTCGAGTCGTTCATGCCGATCAGGCTCTCCGAGCTGTTCGACGATCGTGACCTGACGGCGTCGGTCATGGGTCCCGTGACGGCAGCGGCTTGGGGCGTGTCCGCCCTCGGTGCGGCGGCGGTGCCGTTCCTCGTCCGCCGGTGGACCATGACGCAGGTCTCCGTCGCGTTGCGGATCCTCCAGGGCGCCACCGTCGTGGCGATGGGGCTCGCCGGCGGACCGGCGGCCTTGATCGTCGGGTTCTTCGCGACGTACGCGGTGCACTCCGCCGCCGGGGCGATCTACGAGACGCTGCTGCACGAGCAGGTCAGCAACCGCAACCGGGCGACGGCGCTGTCCCTCGCCTCCATGGCGTTCCAGTCGTCGGCGGCGGTCGGCGCCATCACGTTGGGCGCGATCGCGTCCGGATTCTCCACCGGCACCTCGATGATGGTCGGTGGTGTCGTGCTCGCGCTCGCCGCTCCGCTGTTCCTCGTGCGCGACCCGGTCAGCGCGGCGGCGGCAGGTCGTCGCGGCGACCCTGGGTTCGCTGACCGTTGA
- a CDS encoding LacI family DNA-binding transcriptional regulator gives MTPLSPKPAPRQRPTMKDVAREAGVGIKTVSRVVNGEGYVGEATAARVRAAVERLAYRRDVSAGSLRRADRRTLSIGLLLGDVSNPFDAQVHRGVEDAAGAAGFAVLSASLDEDPDRERELVPTMGSYQVDGLIVMPAGPDPTALQREMDAGMPVVLVDRGVDGLDTDSVVVDNQSGARLATEHLISYGHRHIAFMGDRQFLPTARMRLEGYREACWAARAATHIIPDLSNEYLAETATRAMLQASPAPTAIFAAQNLVTIGVVRALRSLGLEHEIAVVGFDDISLGDLVSPAITVIAQDPHLIGKMAAERLLARIGGDTGPVEQIVVPTSFLVRGSGEIPPP, from the coding sequence ATGACACCGTTGTCACCCAAACCAGCGCCTCGGCAGCGGCCGACGATGAAGGACGTCGCCCGCGAAGCCGGCGTCGGCATCAAGACCGTCTCCCGGGTCGTCAACGGGGAGGGCTACGTCGGCGAGGCCACCGCTGCCCGCGTACGAGCCGCCGTCGAACGACTCGCCTACCGGCGTGACGTGAGCGCCGGCTCGCTGCGCCGGGCCGACCGCCGCACCCTGAGCATCGGGCTGCTGCTCGGCGACGTCTCCAACCCGTTTGACGCCCAGGTGCACCGCGGCGTCGAGGATGCCGCCGGCGCCGCAGGATTCGCGGTGCTCTCGGCGAGCCTCGACGAGGACCCCGACCGGGAGCGCGAGCTCGTGCCGACGATGGGGTCCTACCAGGTCGACGGCCTGATCGTGATGCCTGCGGGTCCCGATCCGACCGCCCTGCAGCGCGAGATGGATGCCGGCATGCCGGTCGTGCTCGTCGACCGCGGCGTCGACGGGCTCGACACCGACAGCGTCGTGGTCGACAACCAGAGCGGTGCCCGGCTGGCCACCGAGCACCTCATCTCGTACGGGCACCGGCACATCGCGTTCATGGGCGACCGGCAGTTCCTGCCGACGGCCCGCATGCGCCTCGAGGGCTATCGCGAGGCGTGCTGGGCGGCACGGGCGGCGACGCACATCATCCCGGACCTCTCCAACGAGTACCTCGCCGAGACCGCGACCCGCGCGATGCTGCAGGCGAGCCCGGCCCCGACGGCGATCTTCGCCGCCCAGAACCTCGTGACGATCGGGGTCGTGCGCGCGCTGCGCAGTCTCGGCCTGGAGCACGAGATCGCGGTCGTCGGCTTCGACGACATCTCCCTCGGCGACCTCGTCTCCCCCGCGATCACGGTCATCGCCCAGGACCCGCACCTCATCGGCAAGATGGCGGCCGAGCGCCTCCTGGCCCGGATCGGCGGGGACACCGGTCCCGTGGAGCAGATCGTCGTGCCCACCTCGTTCCTCGTACGCGGCTCCGGCGAGATCCCACCACCGTGA
- a CDS encoding ABC transporter permease: MTHQPEDTALVDHPLEVLTDAGLTRPPSPLDRLRTLLHRYPALSPAVVLIISMIAFGLLNDRFLSSANLSLVVQQVAVIGALAIGQTLIVLTAGIDLSVGAAMILSTLVAAGVATDHGWPGPLALFAALVIGVATGVINGVLVTRLNLPPFIVTLGTFNVFTAVALLYSDGATVRGIEMPELLTWTGKSFDVAGAQITYGVVLMILMYVGMAFALSQTTWGRHVYAVGDDAESARLSGIHVTRVILSVYVTAGALFAAAGWILMGRVNAASPNAGVDANLDSITAVVIGGTSLFGGRGALWGSLIGALIVGVFRNGLSLAGYDPLYQTLAVGVLVIVAVSVDQWIRKVRA, from the coding sequence ATGACCCACCAACCCGAAGACACCGCGCTCGTCGACCACCCGCTCGAGGTGCTGACCGACGCCGGCCTGACCCGCCCGCCGAGCCCGCTCGACCGGCTGCGCACCCTGCTGCATCGCTATCCGGCGCTGAGCCCGGCCGTCGTGCTGATCATCTCGATGATCGCGTTCGGCCTCCTCAACGACCGATTCCTCAGCAGCGCCAACCTTTCGCTCGTCGTGCAGCAGGTCGCCGTCATCGGCGCGCTCGCGATCGGGCAGACCCTCATCGTGCTGACCGCCGGCATCGACCTGTCCGTCGGCGCCGCGATGATCCTGTCGACGCTCGTCGCGGCCGGTGTCGCGACTGACCACGGCTGGCCCGGGCCGCTCGCCCTGTTCGCTGCCCTCGTCATCGGCGTGGCGACCGGTGTCATCAACGGCGTCCTCGTCACGCGGCTCAACCTGCCGCCGTTCATCGTCACGCTCGGCACCTTCAACGTGTTCACCGCCGTTGCGCTGCTCTACTCCGACGGCGCCACGGTCCGGGGCATCGAGATGCCTGAGCTGCTGACCTGGACCGGCAAGTCGTTCGACGTCGCCGGTGCCCAGATCACGTACGGCGTGGTGCTGATGATCCTGATGTACGTCGGGATGGCGTTCGCCTTGAGCCAGACGACGTGGGGCCGTCACGTGTACGCCGTCGGCGACGATGCGGAGTCGGCTCGCCTGAGCGGCATCCACGTCACGCGCGTCATTCTCAGCGTCTACGTCACCGCCGGCGCGTTGTTCGCCGCGGCCGGCTGGATCCTCATGGGCCGGGTCAACGCCGCGAGCCCCAACGCCGGCGTCGACGCCAACCTCGACTCGATCACCGCCGTGGTGATCGGCGGCACGAGCCTCTTCGGCGGTCGCGGCGCGCTCTGGGGCAGCCTGATCGGCGCCCTGATCGTCGGCGTCTTCCGCAACGGGCTGAGCCTCGCCGGCTACGACCCGCTCTACCAAACGCTCGCTGTCGGTGTCCTCGTCATCGTCGCGGTCTCCGTCGACCAGTGGATCAGGAAGGTACGCGCATGA
- a CDS encoding substrate-binding domain-containing protein, producing the protein MKTPSVSRRRFAAAATAVLASTLMLAACGSGSDSGSGGSGDVGVSLIVKTTSNPFFVAMENGAKKAAKANGVDLKLAAGKTDGDEDTQIQAIENAISLGQKGILITPNGPGVVDAIQKARDAGLFVIALDTPPDPADAVDITFATDNFKAGEAIGSWTAKKLDGKKAVIAMLDLFNDKVVSVDYNRDQGFLTGMGIPTKDKKKNADEAKSGSYSGGDYQIVCNEATNGAEDGGTTAMETCLSKNPDINVVYTINEPAAYGAYQALKSAGKEKGVTIVSIDGGCAGIGYVKDGIIGATAQQYPLEMAAKGVEAIAKLAKDGTKPKTSPGLDFFDTGVKLVTDEPQDGVESVDTTAGKSTCWG; encoded by the coding sequence GTGAAAACACCATCTGTCTCCCGACGCCGCTTCGCGGCCGCCGCGACTGCGGTCCTGGCATCCACGCTGATGCTCGCGGCGTGCGGCTCCGGCTCCGACTCCGGCTCCGGTGGTTCGGGCGACGTCGGCGTCTCCCTCATCGTCAAGACGACCAGCAACCCGTTCTTCGTCGCGATGGAGAACGGCGCCAAGAAGGCCGCGAAGGCCAACGGCGTCGACCTCAAGCTCGCGGCCGGTAAGACCGACGGCGACGAGGACACCCAGATCCAGGCGATCGAGAACGCGATCTCGCTCGGCCAGAAGGGCATCCTCATCACCCCCAACGGCCCCGGTGTCGTCGACGCGATCCAGAAGGCGCGTGACGCCGGGCTCTTCGTCATCGCCCTCGACACCCCGCCCGACCCTGCGGACGCGGTCGACATCACGTTCGCGACCGACAACTTCAAGGCCGGCGAGGCGATCGGCTCCTGGACCGCCAAGAAGCTCGACGGCAAGAAGGCCGTCATCGCGATGCTCGACCTGTTCAACGACAAGGTCGTCTCGGTTGACTACAACCGCGACCAGGGCTTCCTCACCGGCATGGGCATCCCGACCAAGGACAAGAAGAAGAACGCCGACGAGGCCAAGTCCGGCTCCTACAGCGGCGGCGACTACCAGATCGTCTGCAACGAGGCGACCAACGGCGCCGAGGACGGCGGCACCACCGCGATGGAGACGTGCCTGTCGAAGAACCCCGACATCAACGTGGTCTACACGATCAACGAGCCCGCCGCCTACGGCGCGTACCAGGCCCTGAAGAGTGCGGGCAAGGAGAAGGGCGTCACGATCGTCTCGATCGACGGTGGATGCGCCGGAATCGGCTACGTGAAGGACGGGATCATCGGGGCGACCGCTCAGCAGTACCCGCTCGAGATGGCGGCCAAGGGCGTCGAGGCGATCGCCAAGCTCGCCAAGGACGGCACGAAGCCGAAGACCAGCCCCGGTCTCGACTTCTTCGACACGGGCGTCAAGCTCGTGACCGACGAGCCGCAGGACGGCGTCGAGAGCGTCGACACCACGGCCGGCAAGTCCACCTGCTGGGGCTGA
- a CDS encoding DUF6458 family protein, protein MTPDERRPMYIGGSIFLLALGAILAFAVQDNIQEVELTTVGYILMAAGALGIVVSLIINGQRTQGRRDDLPPPR, encoded by the coding sequence TTGACCCCCGACGAAAGGCGTCCCATGTACATCGGTGGATCCATCTTCCTTCTCGCCCTCGGCGCGATCCTGGCATTCGCGGTGCAGGACAACATCCAGGAGGTCGAGCTCACGACGGTGGGCTACATCCTCATGGCGGCCGGCGCGCTCGGCATCGTCGTCAGCCTGATCATCAACGGTCAGCGAACCCAGGGTCGCCGCGACGACCTGCCGCCGCCGCGCTGA
- a CDS encoding ATP-binding cassette domain-containing protein → MSTPVLEARGLVKTFGHVVGLAGVDLELHAGEVLAIIGDNGAGKSTLIKCLSGAYTPDAGQILVEGKPVEFHRPDDARKAGIETVYQNLAVSPALDIASNLFLGREQRLPGVRGSVFRMLDKKGMRDRAKQQVEDLGITTLQSMTQAVENLSGGQRQAVAVARAAAFGSKVVILDEPTAALGVRESAQVLQLVRDLRDQGMPVILISHDMPQVFDVADRIQIQRLGRRAAVITPKTHTPQEAVAIMTGAMVVT, encoded by the coding sequence ATGAGCACGCCAGTTCTGGAGGCTCGCGGCCTCGTCAAGACGTTCGGGCACGTCGTCGGCCTGGCCGGTGTCGACCTCGAGCTGCACGCCGGCGAGGTGCTGGCGATCATCGGCGACAACGGCGCCGGCAAGTCGACGCTGATCAAGTGCCTGTCGGGCGCCTACACGCCTGACGCCGGCCAGATCCTCGTCGAGGGCAAGCCGGTCGAGTTCCACCGACCCGACGACGCCCGCAAGGCCGGGATCGAGACGGTCTACCAGAACCTCGCCGTGTCGCCGGCGCTCGACATCGCGAGCAACCTGTTCCTGGGTCGCGAGCAGCGGCTGCCGGGCGTACGCGGGTCGGTGTTCCGGATGCTCGACAAGAAGGGCATGCGCGACCGCGCCAAGCAGCAGGTCGAGGACCTCGGCATCACGACGCTGCAGTCCATGACCCAGGCCGTCGAGAACCTCTCGGGTGGCCAGCGGCAGGCCGTCGCGGTCGCCCGCGCGGCGGCGTTCGGCTCCAAGGTCGTGATCCTGGACGAGCCGACGGCGGCGCTGGGCGTACGCGAGTCGGCCCAGGTCCTGCAGCTCGTGCGCGACCTGCGCGACCAGGGCATGCCGGTGATCCTCATCAGCCACGACATGCCCCAGGTGTTCGACGTCGCCGACCGCATCCAGATCCAGCGGCTCGGGCGGCGTGCGGCGGTCATCACGCCCAAGACGCACACGCCGCAGGAGGCAGTGGCGATCATGACCGGCGCCATGGTCGTCACGTGA
- a CDS encoding carbohydrate kinase: protein MILVVGESLVDIVVRSDGRRSEHPGGSPANVAVGLGRLGHPVMLATSLGDDERGRVVRAALERSDVRLAPLSVGPGPTSTATAWLDARGAARYDFDIAWDPDGLESLPIGPLVHTGSIAACLGPGADAVEELVKRASETALVTFDPNIRPRLLDDRDAVIDRLTRLVASCGVVKVSDEDLDWLYPGIAPTVVARRWIGLGAGLVVITAGARGSFAVHSAGEVHVASSTTPVIDTVGAGDSYMSGLIDAMVTTGLVASDTADPAAGVRGLSLSDLRSYMHHANISAAITVGRAGAEPPTREELPPIAS from the coding sequence GTGATCCTGGTCGTGGGGGAGTCGCTCGTCGACATCGTGGTGCGGTCGGACGGCCGGCGGAGCGAGCATCCCGGGGGCAGCCCGGCGAACGTCGCGGTCGGCCTGGGTCGCCTGGGCCATCCGGTCATGCTCGCCACGAGCCTCGGCGACGACGAGCGCGGACGCGTGGTCCGCGCAGCCCTCGAGCGGAGCGACGTCAGGCTCGCGCCCTTGAGCGTGGGTCCGGGTCCCACGTCGACGGCGACGGCTTGGCTCGACGCCCGCGGCGCCGCGCGGTACGACTTCGACATCGCGTGGGACCCGGACGGCCTGGAATCGCTGCCGATCGGGCCGCTCGTGCACACCGGGTCGATCGCAGCGTGCCTCGGACCGGGCGCCGACGCGGTCGAGGAGCTCGTCAAGCGAGCGTCCGAGACGGCCCTCGTCACGTTCGACCCCAACATCCGGCCGCGGTTGCTCGACGACCGTGACGCCGTGATCGACCGCCTGACCCGGCTCGTGGCGTCGTGCGGAGTGGTGAAGGTCAGCGACGAGGATCTCGACTGGCTCTACCCGGGCATCGCGCCCACTGTCGTGGCGCGCCGTTGGATCGGCCTCGGGGCCGGCCTGGTGGTCATCACGGCGGGTGCTCGCGGCTCGTTCGCGGTGCACTCGGCGGGCGAGGTGCACGTGGCCTCGTCGACGACGCCGGTCATCGACACCGTGGGCGCCGGCGACTCCTACATGTCAGGGCTCATCGACGCCATGGTGACGACGGGTCTGGTCGCCTCGGACACCGCAGACCCGGCGGCGGGTGTCCGGGGACTGTCGCTGTCGGACCTGCGCTCGTACATGCACCACGCCAACATCTCGGCGGCGATCACCGTCGGGCGTGCCGGTGCCGAACCGCCGACGCGCGAGGAGCTGCCGCCGATCGCGTCCTGA